From a single Lolium rigidum isolate FL_2022 chromosome 7, APGP_CSIRO_Lrig_0.1, whole genome shotgun sequence genomic region:
- the LOC124677091 gene encoding fruit protein pKIWI502-like translates to MATISTAATISTPTTLRPSSRHAFAHPKMLRSLPSLRRRLPSLVTVAAVQQDAAVWNAAPVASVGAASADGTLFHLRVDLSDAADLAASYTSPGQYLTIRVPGDDGLKPAFMAIASPPGAGGGFEFLVKTVPGATAEKLCGLRDGDVVELGAVMGKGFPIERVTAEETLLLFATGTGISPIRSLIEFGFAADQRADVRLYYGARNLQTMAYQDRFAEWESTGLKIVPVLSQPDDSWEGARGYVQKAFLDAKNIANPASTGAVLCGQKQMLEEVTLALAADGVSQDKILKNF, encoded by the coding sequence atggccaccaTCTCCACGGCCGCCACCATCTCCACGCCCACcaccctccgcccctcctccaggCATGCCTTCGCCCACCCCAAAATGCTGCGCTCGctcccctccctccgccgccgcctgccctCCCTAGTCACCGTCGCCGCGGTCCAGCAGGACGCGGCCGTCTGGAACGCGGCCCCGGTCGCCTCCGTCGGCGCGGCCAGCGCCGACGGCACGCTCTTCCACCTGCGCGTCGACCTCTCCGACGCCGCCGACCTCGCCGCCTCCTACACGTCCCCGGGGCAGTACCTCACGATCCGCGTGCCCGGCGACGACGGCCTCAAGCCGGCCTTCATGGCcatcgcgtcgccgccgggggcggGCGGCGGGTTCGAGTTCCTGGTCAAGACCGTTCCCGGCGCCACGGCGGAGAAGCTCTGCGGCCTCCGCGACGGGGACGTGGTGGAGCTCGGCGCCGTCATGGGGAAGGGGTTCCCGATCGAGCGGGTCACCGCCGAGGAGACCCTGCTCCTCTTCGCCACCGGGACAGGGATCAGCCCGATCCGCTCGCTCATCGAGTTCGGCTTCGCGGCCGATCAGAGGGCCGACGTGAGGCTCTACTACGGCGCCAGGAATCTCCAGACCATGGCGTATCAGGATCGATTTGCAGAGTGGGAGTCGACGGGGCTCAAGATCGTGCCCGTCCTGTCACAGCCTGATGATAGTTGGGAAGGTGCACGAGGGTATGTTCAGAAGGCGTTCTTGGATGCCAAGAACATTGCAAATCCTGCTTCTACTGGAGCAGTGCTGTGTGGGCAGAAGCAGATGCTTGAGGAGGTCACATTGGCCCTTGCAGCAGATGGTGTATCACAGGATAAAATCTTGAAGAACTTCTGA
- the LOC124672999 gene encoding F-box/kelch-repeat protein At3g23880-like, producing the protein MAASSSTSPALGADANDPATRAATLLEDLPQEIIDKILVQLPSKDIGRFRAVCTSWGSATSTPEFMLEHHRRQPSLPIINGNGRPASLVVLRDTSARASNQHLWPFRPGFKHRSEYRLLGSCDGFLVVCRRSQFGSRFYAYNPVIRKHALLAQPQVGQSFYNTMIGFYRHHPTGEYRVLWVSRSHHSWSHHLCKPGLYILTVGSDRPRYVGFRTTKDLPPSEHIMFLQRLCCSSYYSPPVHHRGSLHWCSYGTSDIIVFDTQAESFRWMQSPTELWPSKLFDMKGMLALWAGSARYYNGFTIMDVWVMRDYEAEIWDFMYRIDLSTVEASRQLYSTSFYKRNKRKFKKKKLLHSPVRLFEDMAVLNNRELLIMYNENHVLRCNIDGKFLGIVNLGKGQYYMWLTQHRLQESIVPIPYHETQEEDEESVFSTGCV; encoded by the coding sequence ATGGCTGCCAGTTCGAGCACTTCTCCTGCCCTGGGTGCGGACGCGAACGATCCCGCTACGAGAGCCGCGACCCTGCTCGAGGACCTGCCTCAGGAGATCATTGACAAGATCCTCGTCCAGTTGCCGTCCAAGGACATCGGCCGCTTCCGCGCCGTCTGCACATCGTGGGGCAGTGCTACCTCCACTCCCGAATTCATGCTCGAACACCACCGCCGCCAGCCATCGCTCCCCATCATCAACGGGAATGGGCGGCCGGCAAGTCTAGTCGTCCTCCGTGACACTAGTGCTCGAGCCTCCAATCAACACCTCTGGCCTTTCCGTCCGGGCTTCAAACACCGCTCCGAGTATCGCCTCCTAGGCTCTTGCGATGGCTTCCTCGTCGTATGCCGAAGATCCCAATTTGGATCCCGATTCTACGCCTACAACCCGGTCATCCGCAAGCATGCTCTCCTAGCACAGCCTCAAGTTGGGCAATCCTTCTACAATACCATGATCGGTTTCTACCGGCACCATCCAACCGGAGAATACAGGGTACTGTGGGTCTCACGGTCACATCACTCGTGGTCACATCATTTGTGTAAACCCGGCTTATACATCCTCACGGTAGGATCAGACAGGCCAAGGTACGTCGGATTCAGAACAACAAAAGACTTGCCGCCTTCGGAGCATATTATGTTTCTGCAAAGGCTGTGTTGTTCGTCCTATTATTCGCCACCGGTCCACCACCGTGGTAGCCTGCACTGGTGTTCTTATGGCACATCAGACATAATTGTGTTTGACACACAAGCTGAGTCATTCCGGTGGATGCAGAGTCCCACCGAGTTGTGGCCTAGTAAGTTGTTCGACATGAAAGGGATGTTGGCTCTCTGGGCCGGCTCGGCTCGCTATTACAATGGTTTCACCATCATGGATGTCTGGGTGATGCGGGATTACGAGGCTGAAATCTGGGATTTCATGTACCGAATTGACCTGTCAACGGTGGAAGCATCTAGACAACTTTATTCTACTTCCTTCTATAagagaaataaaaggaaatttaaaaagaaaaagctACTTCATTCACCAGTTCGACTGTTCGAAGATATGGCTGTGCTCAACAACCGTGAGTTGTTGATCATGTATAATGAAAACCATGTCTTGCGCTGCAACATTGATGGCAAGTTCTTAGGAATTGTGAACCTTGGAAAAGGACAATATTATATGTGGCTTACTCAGCACCGCCTCCAAGAGAGCATTGTTCCAATTCCTTATCATGAGAcgcaagaggaagatgaggagtctGTGTTCTCCACGGGGTGTGTCTGA
- the LOC124676779 gene encoding zinc finger CCCH domain-containing protein 53-like has product MDAYEATKVVFARIQGLDPDHAAKIMGLLLIQDHGEKEMIRLAFGPEALLHAVMAKARKDLGLLPGSGPGTPTSASQAGGGHSPFMLSRQNSGRGGGGTAPSPLSVSSPSSWAPPPVFSRSNSVSNGAAEEMAGVREELMSPANGPPSPFFGGDSLILDELHLQDQLAFLSGDGGGRQLPQFDNGECRSPGASDGGLFPYGGAGWANGGPGHRRSASVSELCFGGSDGLGWKPCLYYARGYCKNGSACRFVHGGGLSDDALVGAKMDQASMEQQCQDFLLRSKSQRLAAAAAAFPYSPTGSLPGSPSAASKCLSLLLQQQQQNESQRAAAAAAAAALMLGGDEAHKFMGRPRLDRADFASLMNPGSRQIYLTFPADSTFREEDVSNYFSIYGPVHDVRIPYQQKRMFGFVTFVYPETVKLILAKGNPHFICDARVLVKPYKEKGKVPDKFRKQPGVDFSGCGSPTGLDARDPFDLHQLGARMLQHSNSANEMLLRRKLEEQQQAVELQQAIELQSRRLMGLQLLDLKSRSSAAAAPTPIGNPFSPKHTAAASPNQSPPDSGKDFVRATDNTNHITCRNNNRCSVANVSCADFVTVGEQGNGCGFLFPHKAVNGADKDESSGDSTSPNTDSDQSAEHNLPDSPFASPTKAATFARGPFAPTEAEISAATASTGCNAAYIGIGNGVRNGTNHLLPPALDIPSPKPYFFPMSRLSSDHGAIGM; this is encoded by the exons ATGGACGCCTACGAGGCGACCAAGGTGGTGTTCGCGCGGATCCAGGGCCTGGACCCGGACCACGCCGCCAAGATCATGGGCCTCCTGCTCATCCAGGACCACGGCGAGAAGGAGATGATACGGCTCGCCTTCGGCCCGGAGGCGCTGCTGCACGCCGTCATGGCCAAGGCGCGCAAGGACCTCGGCCTGCTCCCGGGGTCGGGGCCGGGCACGCCGACCTCCGCCTCCCAGGCAGGAGGAGGACACTCGCCGTTCATGCTCTCGCGCCAGAActccgggcgcggcggcggcggaacggcgcCCTCGCCGCTCTCGGTCTCCTCGCCGTCCTCGTGGGCCCCGCCGCCCGTGTTCTCGAGGAGCAACAGCGTGAGCAATGGCGCCGCGGAGGAGATGGCCGGCGTCAGGGAGGAGCTGATGAGCCCGGCCAACGGCCCGCCGTCGCCGTTCTTCGGCGGGGACTCGCTGATCCTCGACGAGCTCCACCTGCAGGACCAGCTCGCCTTCCTCAGCGGCGACGGAGGAGGGCGTCAGCTCCCACAGTTCGACAACGGCGAGTGCCGAAGCCCGGGCGCCAGCGACGGCGGGCTCTTCCCGTACGGCGGCGCAGGGTGGGCCAACGGCGGGCCGGGGCACCGACGGAGCGCGTCCGTGAGCGAGCTCTGCTTCGGCGGCAGCGACGGCCTCGGCTGGAAGCCGTGCCTGTACTACGCGCGCGGGTACTGCAAAAACGGCAGCGCCTGCCGGTTCGTGCACGGCGGCGGCCTCTCCGACGACGCGCTCGTCGGGGCGAAGATGGACCAGGCCTCCATGGAGCAGCAGTGCCAGGACTTCCTCCTCCGCTCCAAGTCCCAGCGCctggcagccgccgccgccgcgttccCCTACTCACCCACCGGCTCGCTCCCTGGCTCCCCCTCCGCGGCCAGCAAGTGCTTGAGCTTGCtcctccagcagcagcagcaaaacgAGAGCCAAAG GGCCGCTGCCGCGGCGGCCGCAGCAGCGCTGATGCTGGGCGGCGACGAGGCGCACAAGTTCATGGGCCGTCCCCGGCTAGACCGCGCCGACTTCGCCAGCTTGATGAACCCGGGGTCCCGCCAGATTTACCTCACCTTCCCGGCGGACAGCACCTTCCGCGAGGAGGACGTCTCCAACTACTTCAG CATCTACGGCCCCGTCCACGACGTGCGCATTCCCTACCAGCAGAAGCGCATGTTCGGGTTCGTCACCTTCGTGTACccggagacggtgaagctgatccTGGCCAAGGGCAACCCGCACTTCATCTGCGACGCCCGCGTGCTCGTCAAGCCCTACAAGGAGAAGGGCAAGGTCCCCGACAAGTTCAG GAAGCAGCCGGGCGTGGACTTCTCCGGCTGCGGCTCTCCCACCGGGTTGGACGCCAGAGACCCCTTCGATCTGCACCAGCTCG GTGCGAGGATGCTGCAGCACTCCAACAGCGCCAACGAGATGCTGCTGAGGAGGAAGCTcgaggagcagcagcaggcggTGGAGCTGCAGCAGGCGATCGAGCTCCAGAGCCGGCGCCTCATGGGACTGCAGCTGCTGGACCTCAAGTCACGCTCCTCCGCCGCAGCAGCACCGACTCCGATCGGCAACCCGTTCAGTCCCAAGCACACCGCTGCCGCCAGCCCTAACCAGTCACCGCCGGATTCTGGTAAAGACTTCGTGCGAGCGACGGACAACACAAACCATATCACTTGTCGGAACAACAACAGATGCAGTGTTGCTAATGTTTCTTGCGCTGATTTCGTAACAGTGGGAGAGCAAGGCAATGGCTGCGGCTTCCTCTTCCCTCACAAGGCGGTCAACGGAGCCGATAAGGATGAATCCTCCGGCGATTCCACCAGCCCTAACACTGACAGTGACCAAAG CGCGGAGCATAACCTGCCGGACAGCCCGTTTGCGTCGCCGACCAAGGCCGCCACGTTCGCCCGTGGCCCTTTCGCGCCCACTGAGGCCGAGATCTCCGcggccaccgcctcgaccggttgcAACGCCGCCTACATCGGCATCGGCAATGGCGTGAGGAATGGCACTAACCATCTCCTGCCCCCTGCATTGGACATACCCTCACCAAAACCATACTTCTTCCCCATGTCCAG GCTGTCCTCCGATCACGGCGCGATCGGGATGTAA